A segment of the Amycolatopsis thermophila genome:
GACGTCGTCGTCCTCCGGCAGGCCGTCCGCGGTCGTGACCTCGGCGCCGTCGTAGCGCGCGGCACGTGCCAGGCAACTGGACACGCTGCGCCCGGACACCAGGACCGTGCAGGCCCCGCACGCGCCGACGCCGCAGCCCTCGCGGACGCTGGTGGTGCCGAACTCGCGGCGCAGCACGTCCAGCAGCAGCTCGTCGTCGGCGACCGCCACGCGGCGGCGCAGGCCGTTGACGGCCAGTTCGATCTCCCTCATGCTCGCTCCTGCTCGGTGATCGCGGTGAGAATCCGTTCCGGCGTCAGGGGCAGCCGGGTCAGCCGGACGCCCGTGGCGTCGCGCACCGCGTTGGCGATCGCGGGCGCCAGCGGGATGATCGTGGTCTCGCCGACCCCCTTCGCGCCGAACGGCCCGGTGCGGTGGGGGCTTTCGACGATGATCGGCGTGAGCCGGTCCGGCATGTCCTTGATCGAGGGCAGCTGGTAGTCCAGCAGCGTGCCGTTGACGATCTGGCCCTCGTCGAACACGAGCTGGTCGAACAGCGCGTGGCCGAGACCCATGATCGCCGCCCCGGACAGCTGCTGCTCGACCAGTGCCGGGTTGATGGCGCGGCCGACGTCACCGGCGACCGCGAGGTGCTCGACGTGCACGCGGCCCGTCGCGGTGTCCACGGTCAGCTGGACGGCGGCGGCGCCGGCGAACCAGTGCTCGGTGACCTGCGGCGACCGCCCGGTCTCCGGGTCGTAGGGCTGCCAGGACGTGGCGAACTCGGCTTCCGTGGTCAGCGTCGTGCCGCGCGCGCCGAAGTGCGCGTGCAGCAGGTCGGGGATGCTGACGGTCTCCTGGGTCTGGGCGCTGACCAGGCCGTCGCCGGTCAGCTTGAGGTCGGTGGCCGCGACGCCGAAGTGCCGCGCCGCGAGCTCGATCAGCTTGTCCCGCATGGATTCCGCGGCCAGCCGGACCGCGTTGCCGGTGTGGTAGGTCGACCG
Coding sequences within it:
- a CDS encoding (2Fe-2S)-binding protein — protein: MREIELAVNGLRRRVAVADDELLLDVLRREFGTTSVREGCGVGACGACTVLVSGRSVSSCLARAARYDGAEVTTADGLPEDDDVVDEFVAARAMQCGYCIPGFVLMAHELLGENPRPTDEDVTAHLEGNICRCGTYGEIRAAIKATAARRQAAGERKTA